Proteins encoded in a region of the Triticum dicoccoides isolate Atlit2015 ecotype Zavitan chromosome 3A, WEW_v2.0, whole genome shotgun sequence genome:
- the LOC119268049 gene encoding putative L-cysteine desulfhydrase 1, with protein sequence MASIPSDEVSENGHGNGNGPSPPRAKRPRAALISVAQIRDEFAHHDPAVARVNNGSFGCCPASVLEAQARWQRLFLAQPDAFYFDGLQPGLRRSRAAVAALVNAGDVSEISLVDNATTAAAIVLQHAAWSFAEGHFARGDAVLMLHYAYGAVKKSIQAYVARAGATVVEVPLPFPVTSPDAIIAEFHAALAVAKAGGRKVRLAVIDHITSMPSVLIPVKELVAICRQEGVDKVFVDAAHSVGQVPVDVRDIGADFYTSNLHKWFFCPPAVAFLHTRKGGPITSQLHHPVVSHEYGNGLPMESGWIGTRDYSAQIVVPEAIHFVNRFEGGIEGIRSRNHEKVIEMGRMLAEAWGTFLGSPPVMCGSMAMVGMPSCLCIESDDDALRVRTMLRKDFKVEVPIYYNSRQVKVQEMAKDNNSDPVTGYVRISHQVYNVKEEYERLRDAVNKLVAEGFTSAELRPAEKQETLA encoded by the coding sequence ATGGCGTCGATCCCGTCTGACGAGGTCTCCGAGAACGGCCACGGCAACGGAAACGGCCCATCCCCGCCGCGCGCCAAGCGCCCCCGCGCAGCGTTGATCTCGGTCGCCCAGATCCGCGACGAGTTCGCGCACCACGACCCCGCAGTTGCCCGCGTCAACAACGGCAGCTTCGGCTGCTGCCCGGCCTCCGTGCTCGAAGCGCAGGCGCGCTGGCAGCGCCTCTTCCTCGCTCAGCCCGACGCCTTCTACTTCGACGGCCTTCAGCCGGGGCTCCGCCGCTCCCGCGCAGCCGTCGCGGCCCTTGTCAACGCTGGGGACGTCTCCGAGATTTCCCTCGTCGACAACGCTACCACCGCTGCTGCAATCGTGCTGCAGCATGCCGCCTGGAGCTTTGCCGAGGGGCACTTCGCTCGTGGCGACGCTGTGCTCATGCTCCATTACGCCTACGGAGCAGTCAAGAAATCTATCCAGGCCTACGTTGCCCGCGCGGGCGCCACTGTCGTCGAGGTACCCCTCCCGTTCCCCGTCACCTCCCCTGACGCCATTATCGCGGAGTTCCATGCTGCGCTCGCTGTTGCCAAGGCCGGTGGTCGTAAGGTCCGGCTTGCTGTCATTGATCACATCACCTCCATGCCCAGTGTTCTCATTCCAGTCAAGGAGCTAGTTGCCATTTGTCGCCAAGAGGGCGTCGACAAAGTTTTTGTTGATGCTGCACACTCTGTTGGGCAAGTCCCTGTCGATGTGCGAGACATTGGGGCGGATTTCTACACTAGCAACCTCCACAAGTGGTTCTTTTGCCCCCCGGCCGTGGCTTTCTTACACACCCGCAAGGGTGGCCCGATAACCTCTCAGCTCCACCACCCTGTTGTGtcacatgaatatggcaatgggctACCTATGGAGAGTGGATGGATTGGGACACGGGATTACAGTGCCCAGATCGTCGTTCCTGAAGCTATTCACTTTGTGAACCGATTTGAAGGTGGGATTGAGGGGATACGCAGCCGGAACCATGAGAAGGTGATTGAGATGGGGAGGATGCTTGCCGAAGCATGGGGGACATTTCTTGGATCACCACCAGTAATGTGTGGAAGCATGGCTATGGTAGGGATGCCTAGTTGTCTTTGCATTGAGAGTGACGATGATGCACTGAGAGTGCGGACCATGTTGAGGAAGGATTTCAAAGTTGAGGTGCCTATATACTACAATAGCAGACAGGTTAAAGTGCAAGAGATGGCAAAGGATAATAATAGTGATCCAGTGACAGGGTATGTAAGAATCTCACACCAGGTTTACAATGTCAAGGAGGAGTATGAGAGGCTGAGAGATGCTGTCAATAAGCTTGTTGCTGAGGGTTTCACCAGTGCCGAATTGAGGCCAGCTGAGAAG